In Papaver somniferum cultivar HN1 chromosome 1, ASM357369v1, whole genome shotgun sequence, a genomic segment contains:
- the LOC113284530 gene encoding pentatricopeptide repeat-containing protein At3g29230-like: MVCAYMNHGEMKLAIELFKSVEERNTVSWNLVISGLAKRGEMDSARLLFEEMINWIAVTKNARLGLDNEVAWNAMISGYTRNGDVKNARLIFDRMAVKSVVSCTAMISGYAKVGDVGEMNSLIYSMPVKNVITWNAMISGFVQNHIFDQALEVFHRMLIYGECKPDETTLLSVLSACNHLGGPEQGKWIKSYIQKWDIEIPTSLGNALIDMFAKCGDLESAMSMFNQMRKKCIITCTSMVAGLAFNGKCKEALDLFDVMCAERIQPDDVIFIAVLSACTHGGLVEEGKRVFSQMVKQLNIVPRIEHYGCMIKLLSRAGKLEEAYTLITSMSMIPNAVLWANLLGFSKLYGQREMLEVVTKKILELEPSNPAYLTMISDLNASIGRWEDVFSVRAAMSKEGIQKVPGSSSIQVENEFHEFLVEDTKHENRMEIFKTLGSLMIS, translated from the coding sequence ATGGTTTGTGCTTATATGAATCACGGTGAGATGAAGCTGGCAATTGAGTTGTTTAAGTCTGTGGAAGAGAGGAATACTGTTTCATGGAATTTGGTTATCAGTGGTTTGGCAAAGAGAGGAGAAATGGATTCGGCGAGGTTGTTGTTTGAAGAGATGATAAATTGGATTGCTGTGACCAAGAATGCAAGGTTGGGTCTTGATAATGAAGTAGCCTGGAATGCTATGATTTCTGGTTATACGAGGAATGGTGATGTGAAGAATGCAAGGTTGATTTTTGATCGAATGGCGGTGAAATCTGTAGTTTCTTGTACTGCTATGATTTCAGGATACGCTAAAGTTGGTGATGTTGGAGAAATGAACAGCCTTATCTATTCAATGCCTGTTAAGAATGTCATTACCTGGAATGCGATGATATCAGGTTTTGTTCAGAATCATATTTTTGATCAAGCATTGGAAGTTTTTCACAGGATGTTGATTTATGGTGAGTGTAAGCCGGACGAGACTACTCTTTTGAGTGTTCTCTCTGCCTGTAACCACCTAGGTGGTCCTGAACAAGGAAAATGGATCAAGTCTTATATTCAAAAGTGGGATATTGAAATTCCTACTTCATTAGGGAATGCCTTGATAGACATGTTTGCAAAATGTGGTGATCTTGAAAGCGCAATGTCAATGTTCAATCAGATGAGAAAGAAGTGCATTATCACATGCACATCAATGGTTGCAGGCTTAGCCTTTAATGGGAAGTGTAAAGAAGCTTTAGATCTCTTCGATGTGATGTGTGCTGAAAGAATACAGCCAGATGATGTCATCTTCATTGCTGTTCTCTCCGCTTGCACTCATGGGGGACTGGttgaagaaggaaaacgggtttttAGTCAAATGGTGAAACAGCTCAACATTGTTCCTCGAATTGAGCATTATGGATGCATGATCAAACTTCTTAGTCGAGCAGGGAAACTAGAGGAAGCATACACGTTAATTACGAGTATGTCAATGATTCCAAATGCTGTTCTTTGGGCTAATTTACTTGGTTTTTCTAAGTTGTATGGACAAAGAGAGATGTTAGAGGTCGTGACAAAGAAGATCCTCGAACTGGAGCCGTCAAATCCTGCTTATTTAACGATGATTTCAGATTTGAATGCATCGATCGGCCGTTGGGAGGATGTTTTCAGTGTTAGAGCAGCAATGAGTAAGGAAGGAATCCAGAAAGTTCCCGGTAGTAGCTCAATTCAAGTGGAAAATGAATTTCACGAGTTTCTGGTTGAGGACACCAAACATGAAAATAGGATGGAGATCTTTAAAACTTTAGGTTCTCTCATGATCAGTTGA